One part of the Caldisericia bacterium genome encodes these proteins:
- a CDS encoding M6 family metalloprotease domain-containing protein, which translates to MRKKLNKFLHVKNKKTIFIIIFIILFINFFYLNSLKNSQIYGFEKDSYIILKPIVLLVEFPDLKSNSTISTPEYYQKTLFDKNNKSLYDYFQENSNKKLEILGKVYLNKNSESKWFVAPRNYDFYENNSFGMGKYPNNTQKLLEDIINITDEIIDFSQHDGNNDGFVDGIIIIYAGSSISTSDTKRIYPHSWSVSSLIKDKIKISKYVVISEYKNKPGDFVIGPLCHELGHLLGGIDLYDLDSHKNFYYDGHVSNGLGKWSIMAYGIWGKKDIRGDTPSHFDAWHKIYFGWIEPKIINEKEVYILIEPVEKGGFIYKINIPQNPNKYILIENRQKIGFDSDLPSEGILIYLVDESVKNNSLAYSPYKDTPNKGNYKVSILQKDSLFELERGKNYGDENDTFKTGDEFSLRSYFKNFNLSIEVKIKILEKVDLSYKLKIEIID; encoded by the coding sequence TTGAGAAAAAAACTCAATAAATTTTTGCATGTCAAAAACAAAAAAACAATCTTCATAATCATATTTATTATCTTATTTATAAACTTCTTCTATTTGAATTCATTAAAAAACTCACAAATATATGGATTTGAAAAAGATAGTTATATAATTTTAAAACCAATAGTTTTACTTGTTGAATTTCCTGATTTAAAATCTAATTCAACAATTTCTACTCCAGAATATTATCAAAAAACACTTTTTGATAAAAATAATAAAAGTCTTTATGATTATTTTCAAGAAAATTCAAACAAAAAACTTGAGATTTTAGGAAAAGTTTATTTAAACAAAAATTCAGAATCAAAATGGTTTGTTGCTCCAAGAAATTATGATTTTTACGAAAATAATAGTTTTGGTATGGGTAAATATCCAAATAATACTCAAAAATTATTAGAGGATATAATAAACATAACTGACGAAATAATAGATTTTTCTCAACATGATGGAAATAATGATGGATTTGTTGATGGAATAATAATTATTTATGCTGGTTCATCAATTTCAACAAGTGATACAAAAAGAATTTATCCACACTCATGGTCTGTATCTTCTTTAATAAAAGATAAGATAAAAATTTCAAAATATGTTGTAATATCAGAGTATAAAAATAAACCAGGAGATTTCGTTATAGGTCCTTTATGTCATGAATTAGGACACCTCTTAGGAGGTATTGATTTATATGATTTAGATTCACATAAAAATTTTTACTATGATGGACATGTTTCAAATGGTTTAGGAAAATGGAGTATAATGGCTTATGGAATTTGGGGTAAAAAAGATATAAGAGGTGATACACCTTCACACTTCGATGCTTGGCATAAAATATATTTTGGGTGGATTGAACCAAAAATAATAAATGAAAAAGAAGTATATATATTAATTGAACCTGTGGAAAAAGGCGGTTTTATTTACAAAATAAATATTCCTCAAAATCCTAATAAATATATTTTAATTGAAAATAGACAAAAAATTGGTTTTGATTCAGATTTACCATCTGAAGGAATTTTGATTTATCTGGTTGATGAATCAGTAAAAAATAATTCACTTGCATATTCTCCTTATAAAGATACGCCAAATAAAGGTAATTATAAAGTTTCTATTTTACAAAAAGACAGTTTATTTGAACTTGAAAGAGGAAAAAATTATGGAGATGAAAATGATACTTTCAAAACAGGAGATGAATTTTCTTTGAGAAGTTATTTTAAAAATTTTAATTTATCAATAGAGGTTAAAATTAAAATATTAGAAAAAGTGGATTTATCTTATAAATTAAAAATTGAAATAATTGATTAA
- a CDS encoding N-acetyltransferase: MRKNPPEKVTEDKVCFDVSEIEPILSGPSLHLKPWSPKAIKLSTGETMLIREAKLEEAPLLLTYLRKFLDIDHDFYDIVGARVYAEVLGWYRNRLKDPYTLLGIIDGKVVGFANGRLMNRDINISLHTMAFRRGGKIGAVMYYAKTWYAFEILGNKEFWATYESYNGWKRWGIGMAQPSYPWPEYQHELGGARVYYVTKEYWDAVVKNYIRDMVGADFEEPTEDLIKRNENIYMPETLEE, encoded by the coding sequence ATGAGAAAGAATCCACCTGAGAAGGTTACTGAAGATAAGGTGTGTTTTGATGTTTCTGAAATAGAACCAATTTTATCTGGACCATCTCTCCATTTGAAACCATGGAGTCCAAAAGCAATTAAACTCTCAACTGGTGAAACAATGTTAATAAGAGAAGCAAAACTTGAAGAGGCACCACTTCTTTTAACATACTTAAGAAAATTTTTAGATATTGATCATGATTTTTATGACATTGTAGGAGCAAGAGTTTATGCTGAGGTTCTTGGATGGTATAGAAATAGATTAAAAGATCCTTATACTCTTCTTGGAATAATAGATGGAAAAGTAGTTGGTTTTGCCAATGGAAGATTGATGAACAGAGATATCAATATTTCTCTTCATACAATGGCATTTAGACGTGGAGGAAAAATTGGTGCTGTAATGTATTACGCAAAAACATGGTATGCATTTGAAATTTTAGGTAACAAAGAATTTTGGGCTACTTATGAGAGTTATAATGGTTGGAAAAGATGGGGTATTGGAATGGCACAGCCTTCTTATCCATGGCCAGAATATCAACATGAACTTGGTGGTGCAAGAGTCTATTATGTAACAAAAGAATATTGGGATGCAGTTGTAAAAAATTATATTAGAGACATGGTTGGTGCTGATTTTGAAGAACCAACAGAAGACCTGATTAAAAGAAATGAAAATATTTACATGCCAGAAACTCTTGAGGAATAA
- the rbfA gene encoding 30S ribosome-binding factor RbfA, which yields MKGIRPEKLKKMVKEEVSLILREKIQDPRIREKYLTVTDVEFSSDLKHVDIYIYVHNIEEKELVFAGLKSASKFIQEEIGKDLRLRYTPIVHFKEDKTLDRGMKVIEILNKIKEKDEEDNRDNK from the coding sequence ATGAAAGGAATAAGACCAGAGAAACTTAAAAAGATGGTAAAAGAAGAAGTATCATTAATTTTAAGAGAAAAGATACAAGATCCAAGAATAAGAGAAAAATATTTAACTGTTACGGATGTTGAGTTTTCATCTGATCTTAAACATGTTGATATTTATATTTATGTTCATAATATAGAAGAAAAAGAATTAGTTTTTGCAGGATTAAAATCTGCATCAAAATTTATACAAGAAGAAATTGGAAAGGATTTAAGATTAAGATATACTCCAATTGTTCACTTTAAGGAAGACAAAACACTTGATAGAGGAATGAAGGTAATCGAAATTCTAAATAAAATAAAAGAAAAAGATGAAGAAGATAATAGAGACAATAAATAA